A window of the Aquarana catesbeiana isolate 2022-GZ linkage group LG05, ASM4218655v1, whole genome shotgun sequence genome harbors these coding sequences:
- the DCSTAMP gene encoding dendritic cell-specific transmembrane protein, with translation MFAKIVTMLFSCAKIFVSGKECGWRNRIFFGLLCLLLGITVSAFLILVLVLSKIGVGLVNLSITFSFGILVFVLACVSKSVRCMSILFLLACGMREGRNVLITIGTSIVVFNNVRNILGNLKIVADSIICNLEAKRISLKVVPFDFYSNLLSTLYVYAKQQFFNPFADVISLSDDFQCKIRISDHKLNAMLNETKAQMQTVSSSVSLVFGIMTFAGRIVFLIGGISIILVGTWIFFKKFLILNKANNSYITKAFVQYDEEQQNTFRVLPLRRKEQNKYIQIPSLRTSDKQKLNVALYFLPIMTNILIWILISFLDFMLYWLILTVRKHLKSLDMAVVPITMTFSHTQMDFKDFNLRRADTHHHTMNITLFEPQCAPKPELSLTASWIPLTILIGVLVFFGLFSTFLIQMKILVMASFYPSKEFERVRYLYQKILEERSQETLVSKLNQTLKSILAQANFWFPILTRKHYVNS, from the exons ATGTTTGCCAAAATCGTTACAATGCTTTTCAGCTGTGCCAAAATTTTTGTCTCAGGCAAAGAATGTGGATGGAGGAACAGAATATTTTTTGGCTTACTTTGCCTCCTTCTTGGAATAACAGTGAGTGCTTTCTTGATTTTGGTTTTGGTGCTATCAAAGATTGGAGTTGGATTGGTTAACTTAAGCATCACTTTTTCCTTTGGTATTTTAGTATTTGTTCTTGCCTGCGTTTCTAAGTCAGTACGTTGTATGAGCATCTTGTTCCTCTTGGCATGCGGCATGAGAGAAGGGAGAAATGTACTCATCACCATTGGAACCAGCATAGTTGTCTTTAATAACGTAAGAAATATCTTGGGAAACCTAAAAATTGTGGCAGACAGCATTATCTGCAACCTGGAAGCCAAGCGCATTTCTCTAAAAGTTGTACCTTTCGATTTTTACTCCAATTTGCTTTCTACGCTATATGTCTATGCAAAACAACAATTTTTTAACCCATTTGCAGATGTCATCTCCCTGTCTGATGATTTTCAATGTAAAATAAGAATTTCGGATCACAAACTTAATGCTATGCTTAATGAAACAAAAGCACAGATGCAAACTGTTTCTTCGAGTGTTTCTTTGGTGTTCGGTATTATGACATTTGCCGGCCGCATAGTTTTTCTCATTGGAGGAATTTCCATCATCCTGGTTGGAACCTGGATCTTTTTTAAAAAATTCCTGATTCTAAACAAAGCCAATAACTCGTATATTACAAAGGCATTTGTGCAGTACGATGAAGAACAGCAAAACACCTTTCGTGTTCTGCCTCTCAGAAGGAAGGAGCAGAACAAGTACATCCAAATTCCCAGCTTAAGAACCTCAGATAAACAAAAGCTGAATGTGGCTCTGTATTTCCTTCCCATAATGACAAATATTTTGATTTggattttaatttcatttttagatTTTATGCTTTACTGGCTGATTCTTACTGTAAGGAAACACCTAAAAAGTTTGGACATGGCTGTAGTTCCAATAACCATGACCTTTTCT CACACTCAAATGGACTTCAAAGACTTCAATTTAAGAAGGGCTGACACACACCACCACACCATGAATATCACACTGTTTGAACCTCAGTGTGCCCCGAAACCAGAGCTCTCCCTTACTGCCTCGTGGATCCCATTGACCATATTAATCGGAGTACTAGTGTTCTTTGGTTTATTCTCCACTTTCCTGATACAAATGAAAATATTGGTGATGGCTTCCTTTTACCCATCCAAAGAGTTTGAGAGAGTTCGTTACCTTTATCAGAAGATACTGGAAGAAAGGTCACAGGAAACACTGGTCAGCAAATTAAATCAAACTCTCAAGAGCATTCTGGCACAG GCTAATTTCTGGTTCCCAATTTTAACAAGGAAACATTATGTGAACAGCTAA